The window AATTTCCATAGCAAAGAAACTAAATTCTTAGCAGTGTAACATGTTCCTTGAGGTGATATATCACCCCAGCCCCCTCGTCACACTTCTGGGCCCTCTTGTGAGAACATCATACAACTGAAACATGCCAAAGTCAGCAGTTTTCTTTCTCCTATTCAAAAGGGCCCATTAGTGGACAAAATGAGACAGCAGGCCGCTAGTAGAAGATGGGTGGAGATCGGTCATCAATGAAGGTGGGCCGGAGGTAGACCTCCATGGAACGGTCACTgtggggagaggaggggtgAGACAAGGAACAGTGACAGTTAGGTTGAAACTGTGACAAAATATAGATATGTgggcatatatatatatatatatagccaCACCCACAGAAATGGTCCTTgctatagttttgttttttttttctttttacagtaaGCTGAGCAAACAGCTGCAGTATCTACTGTGAGTTTTAGCAAGCGTGTAGTGAGAAAACGCTACTAAAATATGGAAAAAGAACAGCTTGCGATAGGCACGCATGCAGGGTTAGTGTCTTCTCTGTAACATATTGTAATCAAAGTAATTCTTTTACAACCCAAGACCTGCTGGACTGACAGAATCAAATACTGCCACATCCGTAGAGGCCAAAGGACAGAAAAGACCAGTGATTTCCAGCATCCTACGGCAGCCAGACAGCcaatgagagcagagagcacCAGGCAgtaacagagagaaggagaaaagtgaTTGGCTGGCTGAAAGGCAATGGAGGCTGGTGACTTACGGAGGTCCTGTTCCCTCAGAACCGAGACAATTCTGGACCCAAACTGGAAGGTAAAGAGAACCTTTGGGTTTGAATGGCTCATCTCTCAGATCATGCATGGGTCACATTTTGTAACAACACTGCTGGTTAGTCTGGTGCAAGATGAACATACTATTGGGTTGATAATAAAAACTAACTGAAATGAGGGATGGAAAACAGAAGTACACATTTCATGCTCAACATGCCCTACACTGTATGCTCCTTTTCAAATCCCAAACTAAGACGTGTAAATGCAATGCGGTCAACAGGCTGGGGTTCTGAAGTTGTGTatgttaaaatgtgtgcatCGTTACTTTTATCagaaaatacaagtcaaaaagaaacaaaaaaatactgtaagtacaatccaaaaaaaaaaaggaaaaataagcaAGCAGGAAGAGTTCAGATGCTCACAATATGCATACTgtactcaacaacaacaacaacaccaccacacacacacacacacacacacacacacacacacagcacattctATGGGAAAAGGTCAGGATGAAACTGCATGCTGCTTGAAATGATTCACGCAAAGGCGGAAGTTCTAAAAAACGGAAATtagtttaaacatttaatggGGTGTAGGAGGAGATCAGTTTAGAGCCGTAACTTTTGAAACAAGGAAAACGTTcaacaaagctgaaaatgtcattgtCACTGACAGAACAGACTTCTCGTCAGACCAGACTGTTTATTAATATATAGAGATATGTTTTATTTAGAATACCTTTGTAAAAAGTCACCATACATTCAAGGTCAATTTTCAGTATCACATTTTTCTGGTTTCCCTCCACAGCATGCATAAGATAAACACTTCAACTAATCAGCAGTTTCTCATTGTTTctggaaatattttgtttcttttacaaGGACaataactttttaaaagaaaagaccaaaaaaactACAAAGCCACTCAGGGAATACAATCATAAATAACACTGAGAGCTGCAAAAGCCGTGGTTGTCATATAACCTAAAACTAATTCACAGCTGTTATTGAGGAAACTCAACAGAAGATCCAGGACCCCTGCGAACTCGCTGTAGCTTCAGTAAAAAGACCAAACCGAAGATTACTCACTGGAGTgaggcattttattttaaactgacGATTCTGGCAGGAAGTTCAGCAAAGAATGGCTGTGGGGCCGAGGGTGTAAAATTtatatgaaaacatgttttttttgcaatgacCATGATGCAGTGCAATTTGGTGGACTGACGGAAAcaatttatatatatagatatatataccGTATACTCTTGAAGCGCAATTTGAAGATTTGCTTCATTGCACATAAAGTATGTGTTTAAtaggaaaaagaagcaaagtAAGGCAAATATGACACACACCCTCTGGACGGAAAATCAAGTCTAGCACTGACACAAGGAAGCACAGCGCGACCTACGGGATCTCTCggaacagaaacacagtaaTCTGCTGCACAGCCTTACTTTgaacaaagcttttttttttttctttttttttgagcatGTGTGTTGGGTGGGAACTCGATAATACTGGGCCCACGTGTGCTTAAAAAGGCCATTCAGCCAGTGGCTTTAGTACAATGACATTGAAGTCTTTTGGCACTTGTACAGTACATGAACATGTCCTTTAGTTTGACAAAATGACACAACCATGTACATGCATGAAAGACAAGCAGTAGCAAAGGCAGTCTCTTGAGAGATCAGTCCGTGATGGTGGACTGTGATCAGAGATAGAGTATTCAGAGTCCATATCGCTGCATGCCGAGCAGGTAGGCCCCGCTCTGGCTCTCTCGCTCAACGCAATCCTCCACCCACCAACCGCTACTGTCCACACCgacaccaccagcagcagcacccagGATGGAcggaaggaggaaaggagggacccggggaggaagagaggacagaaaggagGGATGAAACTGGCCTCTTCCACTTGGAGAAGGGGTGtgtggaggcagaggaggaggaggaggagaggtggagatAAGTGGACAGGAGGGAGGCTAAGAGGAGGTAAAAGATGGGGAGGAAGAGGCCCCTGTGCTATCCGgagctgtctgtgtctgtctgtatgtctgttcTCACACAGTCGAAATCAATTTGCCATCAGGACTGTCACTGTggaacaaagagagaaggaagctTGCCAGGTCGGACACACtcagagagaaatggagaaagacaagacaagcaCAAGGAGGCACGGTACAGTTTAGGAGAAGTGTAGGTGGGGTCAGGAATTCTATGTCGCCCCACATACAGCTACAACTCCAAACAAACCTGCCGTGATCAGGAAGATTGGACTTCCAATTCCCTCATCAACGCTTTTTTTGCGAAATCTCAAAGTGGTTGCATATTATTGCCCACGTCAAGCACATTTTGTGAATATCTGTCACTAAAAGGTCAGCAAAAGACCCAAAAGATACTGTTGATGAGAAAATCAAGTCATCTCCTTAGCTGGAGGGATGCACTGTTAGATTAGTCTGTTGGGGGTGAATACACCCTGCAGGACAGTGTTGTCTCAAAATActgatacagaaacaaaacacattcagagcAGACAAGAGTATGTAAAACAGCTTGACACTGGTGCCCAACGCTCCAGGCTGACAAGCAGTGATGACTGAGATGAATTCAGCATGATGTCTACTGTCACAGCACATACCCCAAACACCGATACGAGCGCACTTACAATCTTGGCCATTTATTTCACTCTATCTCGcacactctgtctctcactcaaacacacacatttatatacatGTACAGAAGGATGTACTCCCTGGATTGTACAGAAACAGGCACAGCATAATTCCTAAACCTAACCTCACACAACCTTGGCGAGTCAGCTTGGACTTGATAGGattacagtacaaatacacTGGGCCAAGAGCACTCTGACAATAAACACTGACCCCCGCTACACTGCATTCATTACTTTAAAGAGCTATAAAAAGTAAGAGCAAAGAGGGAAGGACAAAGAAGacagttataaaaaaaaataaaataaaataaaaaatattccaaGGAAAGTGTGCATACATCTCACAAGGCTGAGATTTTAACAGTGCAGCAAATTTATTGCTTAAGCTAAACTATTTTAATTACAAAAGCTGAAATCATCAGTCTAATTAAACCGACCAGCtaatcagcaaaataaaattgatGGTCAGTCATTTTGATGACTCATCTACATTGAATCAGTTGTTAAGATTTACTTTTTACTTGTTAATCATAAATTGCATATTTTGGGGGTTTGGactattgtttaaaaaaaagagtaatttgAGAATGGCTCTCTTtattcactattttttttacattttaatgacttgATAAATAACTGAGAAATAAATATGTAGATAACAACAAATAGTACTTATAGTACTTATGTAAATTTTGTGACTGTACTTTGTTTCAGACCCCACTGAAGTGTCTTAATACCATACTAGAGAATATTCTTTGTTTAGTTATTGTACTAACACAAAATGATGCAATATGTGCTGATGGACACCACTGTATACTAGTTGCCTTGATGTTTTAAATCTGTGATGGGTTTCACCGGTTTGGAGGATACAATATGCTTACAAACTTTTTCCTGGATGCTAAATTATTTCTGCCTCCAAACCTGTCAACCAAATGGCTCTTCTCTGGGATTTCTagtgttaaaatgtttatgtagCCTTTCACTGGGACACCGCATATGTTAAGCAGTTGCCTTGCTGTCTCTTGAATGTTAGTGTGTAGAAACCCAGGTGAAGAGCCGTTTATCTGAAGTGACTGGCTCTCTTATCTTCCTTTGAAAGGTCACTACTTTAAAAATTAACACAAGTTTAACAACTCAGATGGGAGCAGCAGTCGTATTGGTCAGAGCAGGGAAGAAAAGGCACTTACCTTGTGGCAAAGCGGCCATCATAATCCTCAATAGCAGgctgaaaagataaaagaaatgtttgtcacttttttgtGCTGTACCCGCTGTACTTGCATATAAACACCAGATGGCAGCAGAAACTCACAGGTCCCCTTTTCAGTCACCGCAGGATTACTCATATCCAATTACGCAACACAAGACTAAACCATACGGGGGCTTCAAATTAACTGAGAAAGAGTAACAAGTGTTTTTTGCATTGTTCGTGGATACTACACATGTTAAGTTGTACCTACCTGTGTGCCAAAGCCTGCCATGCTGTAGGGACGTGGGCGGGTCTGTGCTAGGCTCTGTGCCAGCAGCCGGGCGGTCAGGCCATAGTCAGGTGTGGGCAGTGATCCATCATTCTCCAACAAGTTCCCTGTGCTGCTACTTTTCCCGTGGTGCAGACtgggaggggagggaaagaaaggctTCAGACTTGGGCTCAGTAAGTTGACACACacttaatgacagaaaattgcTACATACTTCACTTTGAGCTTCTCACTGTCGCTGTCGGGCAGCACACGTGTGTAGGAGAATGGGAACCAGCCACGCCTGAGAGAAGCCAAGACCTTGTTAAGCTTGTATTCCAAGTATGGGACAAGTATGTGTCCATTCCCACAATGTGGATTCACGGCCAAATataataaatcaatacattACTTACATCTTGTTCTTTTCATTCTCCCCATAGTGCCAGCCATCGCGGGCTTCAGGCACTAGTAGGGTGATGACATCTCCCTCTGAGAAGCTGAGCAGGGTGCCGTTGTCACCCGCAGCATGGGAGAAGATGGCCTGGACACGAGAGCGCCCGTTCTTTTCCAGGCCTGCTGCCATGGAACTGGACCTGGGCAGGGTCCGTGTCTCTCCTGAAGAGTTTGCATGCAGATACGAAACAGATGAAGAGTTCACAAATGCTCTGGAGTCTGCAGTGCTAACTCGACGTAACATTTATGTCCTTTTAGGCACAGGCAAGCAAATGTTCAAATATCTGCAATTTCCTAAATGCGCTTTTCAACATTGTTTGTAAGCTTCCATATATCACAGCCAGAATAGTGGATATTCTGGTAAAATCACTGTAAAATATGAGGCTACAGATGAGATGATAGCAGTTTATATCGCTACTTCTCCTTTGTGACACTGAAGAGCAACACTTCTCAACCTTTGCAGCCCAAAGGCCAATAGTCTAATTCAAAACAGAAGTTGGTAAGTCATATGAGTGATTGCAACTATTTATGTGATGTTAAAAGCCtccttgaaataaaataaaatgatagaAATAGATATGAGGCTCAATCAAAAATTCTGCTTGTGGTTTTCTTGCTGCAGTGCTACTGTTGCTCATTAAATTCTAGCCGTGTTCGGATATCTTACCCACGGGGTTCTTATTCTTGGCGGGAGCAGGCCTGCGAACAGGGAGGGTGTTGGAGTAGACATCGCTGACCTGTCTCTGGGGCTGAGCCTGGGATTGGCCCTGTGCCTGGGTCTGAGGGGACGAAGGCCTGACTTGGGACACAGACATGGTCCCTCCATCCGTCCAATATTCCTCCCCATGGACTCCTGTTGTCCCATTGACCATGGACATACCATCAGGGCCCATCAACCTCTGGAATAAACAGATGTGTGGATTCAGTAggtaaaacagtgaaaatgactACCTTATGAAAAACTAAATATGTTGATGATAAGAACTGTGCTTtataacacaaatacacaagaaataataattaaaacccCAAAACCTTATTAAggatggaaaaagaagaaaataaaaatagagatCATTTCCTGAACTCACCGCTGGGTGTCCCAGTCCACTGCCCATGAAGACAGCCAGTTCCGGGGGCACAGGAAGAGGCTGGGCCCCGGGGATAGGGTCTGAGATGACCAGGTTGGATTTGGAGGTATGCAGGGGACTTGTTCCCCCCAGGGCAGCAGAGCCCATCTGCTGGGCCAGGAGCATGGCCCTCTCTGGCAGCTTGTTGGGGTCTGAGCAAGCCTGTTGCCACATCGGGATCTTCTGGGTCAGAAGGTCTTTACcctggaggaaggagggaaagatCGGAGAGAAGAGATACTGATGTAGCTGCAGTGTGACCAGAGCAAAAAACACTCTGTCAAGCATTTTCTTTTGGTAAACTTTCAATATTGGCACACCCAACCGTGTCAGACGCAGGTACACTGCAAAGTGTTGCTTTACAAAAGAACGCACTTGTCTCGCTTAGCATCACAAtattttttgaatatatttgtattttaaaaacttCTTGCAATAATAATCTTAAATAGCCAATACTCCACCCCTTCTGTCTGCACAGACGTGGGCCAATTATTATTCTGTTCTATTATTATTCTTTCTATAACTGACCGTGACAAATGTACAATCTGTCACCATATATTCCATTCAAGCTTGTTCGTTAGATGGACTGACTCCCtgttctcttaaaaaaaaaaaaacacagttcagTTCTTAAAAGGTTTTTCCTCACTCTGTATCCTTGACCAATGCCCTTTGCACAGCTATGATAATGTGCTGCGTGGGAGAGGATGTGGGACAGACCAACATACAACCGAGCTGCCCACTCCAGCATCTCGCAGCCTGTGGACACGGCTGTTCTTCCTACGACCACAGAAAcggacagacagaaatgcacacatttctgtatgtacagtatacatgcacagacacacatgcaaaacagacAGCTTTGTCCCTCTGTATGTGCTAATTTGTAGCTCTCACCAACTCTttcggtctctctctctgtcgcacacacacacacacacacacacacacaaaaacagaaaaacacacaccaggaaCCCTCTGGGAGAGGGTTCTTCAGTTTGCTGTAGGTGAACTCTTCCCACGCACACCCCCCCATCCTGATTAATGACTAGACGCCATGTTGAAAAAAGAGGcggcagcacacacacacacacacacacacacacacacacacacacagttctccACCAGCCACATCTTTAGGCTAGCAGTTCACACCCACCAGTAATCCCAGGAGACTGATGTACTCAATTACCCAAGAATATCATATTCTTTGGTAACAGATAGGCATACATTTGTAGCACTCAGGGAGACATAAAAACAAGCATAAAAAATGACTAAAGCTTGGTTAATAATGCTCCATTACCTCTGATGGTATGATACAGGGGGGAGTCTGTTTCAGATGTTCTTTGCTTCAAATGTCAACAGCAATGTGAAAATAGCAAGCAGCTATTATAAAATTCTCTAGTGACTGTTGTAAACAATATTGGTGAGAAACAATTTTCAACTCTTGTCCTGTTTGTAGCTCTGAGCTTTGATTTCAACCGTCTTTCTCTACACTCACTGTTTTGATGCTTTTCCTATTAACACCTTTCATGAAGCGAACGAGCGAGGCAATAGTTCTCGGCACAAAAAGGTGTCCAGGTGCTCGAAGGTGCAGTGATGGATTACAGCCTCAGATAAGCCTGTCAGCTGGGCATTGTCTACCGTCTTAATGAATTCTTAAAATGAAGAGGCCCTTATGGGCGGTCAAATCTAATGCGACTTTGAATTATACATCTCCTAGTATGCTCTTTTGGCAGAACAATGGTCTACAACAGTTGAGTTTCATATAAAACAGAGATAACAGATGGGGAGTAGCTGGCTAGAGTCAACACTATAGCACAAGGCTATCAGTTGAGTTTTATAAATTCATCTAACAAGGTTTTAATGCATCCCTTTTTGAAtatgatggacagaaaatgtattCCTGATTAAATGAAAGATCAAAAGAACTGAATACAAGCTGAGCTCCACTAGTCACTGAGGTGCCACTGCTAACAAGTATTTGAAGATTGAACAAATTATTCAAGGAAACAACAGTTATGTCAATAATCTCATA of the Scatophagus argus isolate fScaArg1 chromosome 16, fScaArg1.pri, whole genome shotgun sequence genome contains:
- the baiap2a gene encoding brain-specific angiogenesis inhibitor 1-associated protein 2a isoform X3 — its product is MVLAEDFTMSRTDEVHRLTENVYKTIMEQFNPCLRNFVAMGKNYEKALANVTFAAKGYFDALVRMGELASESQGSKDLGDVLFQMAEVHRQIQVQLEEMLKSFHNELLSELEKKVELDARYLTAALKKYQMEHKSKGESLEKCQAELKKLRRKSQGSKNPSKYGEKEMQFVETISSKQTELDTFIAEGYKTALSEERRRYCFLVDRQCAVAKNSSAYHGKGKDLLTQKIPMWQQACSDPNKLPERAMLLAQQMGSAALGGTSPLHTSKSNLVISDPIPGAQPLPVPPELAVFMGSGLGHPARLMGPDGMSMVNGTTGVHGEEYWTDGGTMSVSQVRPSSPQTQAQGQSQAQPQRQVSDVYSNTLPVRRPAPAKNKNPVGETRTLPRSSSMAAGLEKNGRSRVQAIFSHAAGDNGTLLSFSEGDVITLLVPEARDGWHYGENEKNKMRGWFPFSYTRVLPDSDSEKLKVNLHHGKSSSTGNLLENDGSLPTPDYGLTARLLAQSLAQTRPRPYSMAGFGTQPAIEDYDGRFATSDRSMEVYLRPTFIDDRSPPIFY
- the baiap2a gene encoding brain-specific angiogenesis inhibitor 1-associated protein 2a isoform X5; translation: MVLAEDFTMSRTDEVHRLTENVYKTIMEQFNPCLRNFVAMGKNYEKALANVTFAAKGYFDALVRMGELASESQGSKDLGDVLFQMAEVHRQIQVQLEEMLKSFHNELLSELEKKVELDARYLTAALKKYQMEHKSKGESLEKCQAELKKLRRKSQGSKNPSKYGEKEMQFVETISSKQTELDTFIAEGYKTALSEERRRYCFLVDRQCAVAKNSSAYHGKGKDLLTQKIPMWQQACSDPNKLPERAMLLAQQMGSAALGGTSPLHTSKSNLVISDPIPGAQPLPVPPELAVFMGSGLGHPARLMGPDGMSMVNGTTGVHGEEYWTDGGTMSVSQVRPSSPQTQAQGQSQAQPQRQVSDVYSNTLPVRRPAPAKNKNPVGETRTLPRSSSMAAGLEKNGRSRVQAIFSHAAGDNGTLLSFSEGDVITLLVPEARDGWHYGENEKNKMRGWFPFSYTRVLPDSDSEKLKVNLHHGKSSSTGNLLENDGSLPTPDYGLTARLLAQSLAQTRPRPYSMAGFGTQPAIEDYDGRFATSLGPELSRF
- the baiap2a gene encoding brain-specific angiogenesis inhibitor 1-associated protein 2a isoform X1: MVLAEDFTMSRTDEVHRLTENVYKTIMEQFNPCLRNFVAMGKNYEKALANVTFAAKGYFDALVRMGELASESQGSKDLGDVLFQMAEVHRQIQVQLEEMLKSFHNELLSELEKKVELDARYLTAALKKYQMEHKSKGESLEKCQAELKKLRRKSQGSKNPSKYGEKEMQFVETISSKQTELDTFIAEGYKTALSEERRRYCFLVDRQCAVAKNSSAYHGKGKDLLTQKIPMWQQACSDPNKLPERAMLLAQQMGSAALGGTSPLHTSKSNLVISDPIPGAQPLPVPPELAVFMGSGLGHPARLMGPDGMSMVNGTTGVHGEEYWTDGGTMSVSQVRPSSPQTQAQGQSQAQPQRQVSDVYSNTLPVRRPAPAKNKNPVGETRTLPRSSSMAAGLEKNGRSRVQAIFSHAAGDNGTLLSFSEGDVITLLVPEARDGWHYGENEKNKMRGWFPFSYTRVLPDSDSEKLKVNLHHGKSSSTGNLLENDGSLPTPDYGLTARLLAQSLAQTRPRPYSMAGFGTQPAIEDYDGRFATSSGWWVEDCVERESQSGAYLLGMQRYGL
- the baiap2a gene encoding brain-specific angiogenesis inhibitor 1-associated protein 2a isoform X2, whose product is MVLAEDFTMSRTDEVHRLTENVYKTIMEQFNPCLRNFVAMGKNYEKALANVTFAAKGYFDALVRMGELASESQGSKDLGDVLFQMAEVHRQIQVQLEEMLKSFHNELLSELEKKVELDARYLTAALKKYQMEHKSKGESLEKCQAELKKLRRKSQGSKNPSKYGEKEMQFVETISSKQTELDTFIAEGYKTALSEERRRYCFLVDRQCAVAKNSSAYHGKGKDLLTQKIPMWQQACSDPNKLPERAMLLAQQMGSAALGGTSPLHTSKSNLVISDPIPGAQPLPVPPELAVFMGSGLGHPARLMGPDGMSMVNGTTGVHGEEYWTDGGTMSVSQVRPSSPQTQAQGQSQAQPQRQVSDVYSNTLPVRRPAPAKNKNPVGETRTLPRSSSMAAGLEKNGRSRVQAIFSHAAGDNGTLLSFSEGDVITLLVPEARDGWHYGENEKNKMRGWFPFSYTRVLPDSDSEKLKVNLHHGKSSSTGNLLENDGSLPTPDYGLTARLLAQSLAQTRPRPYSMAGFGTQPAIEDYDGRFATSGWWVEDCVERESQSGAYLLGMQRYGL
- the baiap2a gene encoding brain-specific angiogenesis inhibitor 1-associated protein 2a isoform X4, with the translated sequence MVLAEDFTMSRTDEVHRLTENVYKTIMEQFNPCLRNFVAMGKNYEKALANVTFAAKGYFDALVRMGELASESQGSKDLGDVLFQMAEVHRQIQVQLEEMLKSFHNELLSELEKKVELDARYLTAALKKYQMEHKSKGESLEKCQAELKKLRRKSQGSKNPSKYGEKEMQFVETISSKQTELDTFIAEGYKTALSEERRRYCFLVDRQCAVAKNSSAYHGKGKDLLTQKIPMWQQACSDPNKLPERAMLLAQQMGSAALGGTSPLHTSKSNLVISDPIPGAQPLPVPPELAVFMGSGLGHPARLMGPDGMSMVNGTTGVHGEEYWTDGGTMSVSQVRPSSPQTQAQGQSQAQPQRQVSDVYSNTLPVRRPAPAKNKNPVGETRTLPRSSSMAAGLEKNGRSRVQAIFSHAAGDNGTLLSFSEGDVITLLVPEARDGWHYGENEKNKMRGWFPFSYTRVLPDSDSEKLKVNLHHGKSSSTGNLLENDGSLPTPDYGLTARLLAQSLAQTRPRPYSMAGFGTQPAIEDYDGRFATSDSPDGKLISTV